Proteins encoded together in one Pontiella desulfatans window:
- a CDS encoding sulfatase family protein, protein MKTSRKRISWMICGVILIGLHSLVLAAVQPPNIIVFLTDDQGYNDVGCFGSPNIKTPNFDRMAAEGMLFTSAYVGSPVCGPSRSSLMTGSYPIRIAEPGNKKALHTIPHTKELMIPEVLKQAGYATAILGKWHAGDAKTKGHPLDQGFDYFFGTPKFNGVTKLIEESKVRAPLIRNREVVVKAIEQKEMDQLTTWYTEEAIQFITKNKEQPFFLYLAHNMPHVPLGVSDKFRGKSEGGFYGDVIEELDWSMGEILKTLKQLNLDGNTLIVFVSDNGPWIETGVIDDHAGHAEPLRGAKMKSWEGGPRVPCIMRWPGKIPAGKTSDAIVTTMDLLPTFAALAGEKLPADLIIDGKDILPLITGETDQSPHEYYYYYCYTDLQAVRDARWKLVLPRPAKPEWMNWWARMIDEVKTIELYDLESDVGETVNVAAQHPEIVERLKKQIESARIELGDAGTIGSGARFFDNGKKRPGIAKYKKWKAKQSAK, encoded by the coding sequence ATGAAGACTTCAAGGAAGCGTATTTCATGGATGATATGTGGAGTAATTCTGATCGGTTTGCACTCGTTGGTTCTGGCCGCAGTGCAGCCTCCCAACATCATTGTCTTTCTGACGGACGACCAGGGCTACAACGACGTGGGGTGCTTTGGTTCACCGAATATCAAGACGCCGAATTTTGACCGGATGGCGGCGGAGGGAATGCTGTTCACCAGTGCCTATGTGGGCTCGCCGGTCTGCGGGCCGAGCCGGTCGTCGCTGATGACCGGTAGCTATCCGATCCGCATCGCCGAACCCGGGAACAAGAAGGCGTTGCATACGATTCCCCACACCAAGGAACTGATGATTCCGGAGGTGCTGAAGCAGGCCGGGTATGCCACGGCCATTCTCGGAAAATGGCATGCCGGCGATGCAAAAACCAAGGGGCATCCGCTGGATCAGGGCTTTGACTACTTTTTTGGTACGCCCAAGTTTAACGGGGTTACGAAATTAATTGAGGAGAGTAAGGTTCGTGCTCCGCTGATTCGTAACCGCGAGGTGGTGGTGAAAGCCATTGAGCAGAAAGAGATGGATCAGCTGACGACCTGGTACACCGAAGAGGCGATTCAATTCATTACCAAAAACAAGGAACAGCCGTTTTTCCTCTACCTCGCGCACAACATGCCGCATGTTCCGCTGGGTGTTTCGGACAAGTTTCGCGGGAAGTCGGAAGGTGGATTCTATGGCGATGTGATCGAGGAGCTGGACTGGAGCATGGGCGAGATTCTTAAAACGCTCAAGCAACTGAACCTGGATGGCAATACATTGATCGTTTTTGTTTCGGACAACGGGCCATGGATTGAAACAGGGGTCATCGATGACCATGCCGGCCATGCCGAGCCGCTGCGCGGGGCGAAAATGAAATCGTGGGAGGGCGGCCCGCGTGTGCCGTGCATCATGCGCTGGCCGGGAAAAATTCCTGCCGGTAAAACCTCGGATGCGATCGTGACCACCATGGATTTACTGCCGACCTTTGCCGCACTGGCGGGAGAAAAACTCCCTGCTGATTTGATTATCGACGGAAAAGATATTCTGCCGCTCATCACCGGCGAGACAGACCAGTCGCCCCACGAATACTACTATTATTATTGCTACACCGACCTGCAGGCGGTTCGGGATGCCCGCTGGAAGCTGGTGCTGCCACGTCCGGCCAAGCCGGAATGGATGAACTGGTGGGCGCGGATGATCGACGAGGTCAAAACCATTGAGCTCTACGATTTGGAGTCGGATGTCGGCGAGACGGTCAATGTGGCCGCGCAGCACCCGGAGATTGTTGAGCGGCTCAAGAAGCAGATTGAGAGTGCCCGCATTGAGCTCGGCGATGCCGGAACCATCGGCTCCGGCGCGCGCTTCTTCGATAACGGCAAAAAACGTCCGGGCATTGCCAAATACAAAAAGTGGAAAGCCAAGCAGTCGGCAAAATGA
- a CDS encoding sulfatase family protein has protein sequence MMMRWKQKWIVVMLGLGLDVSSMQAALGTGDVVCVDFGATASSGNYNILNATTLMIDDVTEFNSGGLLTNVDVAVTSGNPRDLVGSVASTQGFEPMNTTDADVYSDSFGSVDGGSADTMTITFTGLDDSLRYTIVGGNARASATPNASTTWTIAGEVAQNTGSATASDGYVEFQEVSTTSPGTLVIELTENGGTYVAVSQLALEATSGSGPDPEEGAAIAAGDVIGLDFGDTSPANSFNDISANGTYGMLKRIADGNSVTGISVKVTGASFYKSTGPNDSLSGLSADYDVSNVIDWAGASDTWTVMFYGLDDSLIYDIEGVIGGFTNNANTDTTYLQAGTLTNRFVPAVASADPRIARISAARSFGGVLEIAAKPGSKVPVLSALTITAVESSTNELIVVPDIVELTVGSESNVTLILESAGMNYVVQQSDDLQQFSAVDFDVESNDTVRLSGSENVDADGDGNAFFRLNRRPNFVIVFADDQGYQDLGCYGSPDILTPRIDAMASEGIRFTSFYAQTVCGPSRDALMTGCYPMRTATPDDRSVVHCRLAHSEVTLAEILKEVGYANAAFGKWDLGGHSQTTYDPDYLPLAQGFDYFLGTSGSNDSTVNIIENTTRIENNADMSQLTRRYTDGAISFIQNNKDRPFFVYLAHTMPHVDLAVSDDFLGTSAGGLYGDVIEELDWNVGRILDALIAEGLDSNTYVIYMSDNGPWYLGNSSSHVNEYGSVAEAEAMGGSALPLRGDKVTSWEGGFRVPCVMRAPGRIPAGTVCDEITSTQDIMPSLAKLAGASVPKDRVIDGCDITALMHGVDGAVSSREAFYYYVREDLYAVRVGKWKLHAAHDADPYWSRYYRDGDWFDIPSPMLFDLEADIGETTDVAATNPSVVSNLLEYLEFARTDIGDGELIGENAR, from the coding sequence ATGATGATGCGTTGGAAACAAAAATGGATTGTTGTTATGCTTGGGCTTGGGTTGGACGTTTCTTCCATGCAGGCGGCGCTTGGGACGGGTGATGTGGTTTGTGTCGATTTCGGTGCAACCGCCTCCTCGGGGAATTATAATATTCTCAATGCGACTACTTTGATGATCGATGATGTCACTGAATTCAACTCTGGAGGTCTATTGACTAATGTTGATGTGGCCGTAACATCCGGCAACCCCCGCGATCTGGTTGGTAGTGTGGCCTCGACGCAGGGGTTCGAACCTATGAATACGACGGATGCCGATGTGTATTCGGATTCGTTTGGGAGCGTTGATGGCGGTAGTGCCGACACGATGACGATTACCTTTACCGGGCTGGACGATTCTCTGCGGTACACGATCGTCGGGGGGAACGCTCGCGCAAGCGCCACGCCCAACGCCTCTACGACCTGGACGATTGCCGGTGAAGTTGCGCAGAATACAGGGAGCGCGACGGCGTCGGATGGTTACGTTGAGTTCCAAGAAGTCTCAACAACATCGCCCGGCACATTGGTCATTGAATTGACTGAGAATGGCGGTACCTATGTAGCCGTCTCGCAGTTGGCACTGGAAGCCACATCAGGGTCGGGGCCGGATCCTGAAGAGGGGGCTGCGATTGCGGCGGGCGATGTGATTGGGCTGGACTTCGGCGACACGTCTCCCGCGAATTCTTTTAACGATATTTCCGCCAACGGTACATACGGTATGTTGAAACGGATCGCCGATGGAAACTCGGTGACCGGGATCTCCGTGAAGGTTACTGGTGCGTCGTTTTATAAAAGCACCGGTCCCAATGATTCCTTGAGCGGTCTTTCAGCCGATTATGACGTGTCGAATGTAATCGACTGGGCCGGGGCCAGCGATACATGGACCGTGATGTTCTATGGGCTGGATGACTCGCTGATTTACGATATTGAAGGGGTGATCGGTGGGTTTACGAACAATGCGAATACCGATACGACCTACCTGCAGGCAGGGACGTTAACGAATAGGTTTGTTCCGGCTGTTGCTTCGGCTGATCCCCGGATTGCCCGTATATCCGCAGCCCGGTCTTTTGGTGGTGTTTTAGAGATTGCTGCAAAGCCCGGCTCGAAGGTTCCTGTCCTTTCGGCCCTGACGATTACGGCAGTGGAGAGCAGTACCAATGAATTGATTGTGGTTCCGGACATTGTCGAACTTACGGTGGGAAGCGAGAGCAACGTGACGTTGATTCTGGAGAGCGCCGGGATGAATTATGTCGTGCAGCAGTCTGACGACCTCCAGCAGTTTTCTGCGGTCGATTTCGATGTGGAGAGCAACGACACCGTGCGGCTCAGCGGTAGCGAGAACGTAGATGCCGATGGGGATGGAAACGCCTTCTTCCGGCTGAACCGCAGGCCGAATTTTGTCATTGTTTTTGCCGATGATCAGGGATATCAGGATCTCGGTTGTTATGGATCGCCGGACATCCTGACACCGCGAATTGATGCCATGGCGAGCGAGGGGATCCGTTTCACCAGCTTTTATGCGCAGACCGTCTGCGGACCGTCGCGGGATGCCCTGATGACCGGCTGTTATCCGATGCGGACCGCAACGCCTGACGACAGGTCTGTCGTCCATTGCCGACTGGCCCATTCCGAAGTAACCCTTGCCGAGATTCTCAAGGAGGTCGGGTATGCGAACGCCGCCTTCGGTAAGTGGGATTTAGGCGGCCACTCCCAGACCACCTATGATCCGGACTATCTCCCGCTCGCTCAGGGGTTTGATTATTTCCTGGGCACCTCCGGTAGCAACGACTCGACGGTGAACATCATCGAAAATACGACCCGTATTGAAAACAATGCGGACATGAGCCAGCTGACGAGGCGCTATACCGACGGAGCCATCTCGTTTATTCAGAACAACAAGGATCGGCCGTTCTTTGTCTATCTGGCCCATACGATGCCTCATGTGGATTTGGCCGTTTCCGACGACTTTCTGGGGACTTCGGCGGGCGGGCTCTATGGCGATGTGATCGAGGAACTCGACTGGAACGTCGGCCGCATCCTCGATGCGCTGATCGCGGAAGGGCTCGATTCGAACACCTATGTGATCTATATGAGCGACAATGGGCCATGGTATCTGGGAAACAGCAGCTCGCATGTCAACGAGTACGGCAGCGTTGCTGAAGCGGAGGCGATGGGCGGCTCGGCCTTGCCGCTGCGCGGCGACAAGGTAACGAGCTGGGAAGGCGGTTTCCGGGTTCCCTGTGTCATGAGAGCTCCCGGTCGGATTCCTGCCGGGACGGTGTGTGATGAAATCACCTCCACGCAGGACATCATGCCATCACTCGCAAAACTGGCCGGGGCGTCCGTTCCCAAAGATCGCGTGATCGACGGCTGTGATATTACCGCCCTGATGCACGGTGTTGACGGTGCCGTCAGCTCGCGGGAAGCCTTCTACTATTATGTCCGAGAAGACCTTTATGCGGTTCGCGTCGGAAAGTGGAAGCTGCACGCCGCGCATGATGCCGATCCCTACTGGTCGAGGTATTACAGGGATGGAGACTGGTTCGATATACCCTCGCCGATGCTCTTTGACCTCGAAGCCGATATCGGGGAAACGACCGATGTCGCCGCCACCAATCCGTCTGTCGTCAGCAATTTGCTGGAATATCTTGAATTTGCCCGAACCGATATCGGCGATGGAGAGCTGATCGGTGAAAACGCGCGTTAG
- a CDS encoding sulfatase-like hydrolase/transferase: protein MMNITNRIGLVLLGIGFAYSVFAGQPNILLIYVDDLGYGDLGCYGSETKTPNIDKLAGEGVRFTDYLSACSVCAPSRAAVLTGRYPQRAGLPVCPNVKDVPWNDYVGLPLSEITMAELLKDQGYATAAFGKWHLGKLDLFGPLKQGFDKYVGTPWNFPVGKANEWYHDDEPQGEIRFAEAHQKLTDATIGFIKEQQVADKPFFIYLAHYLVHGPWSPNKEFCTDAEWASYQKIKGKMNPMVLPAMVRELDYHIGLVMDSLRELGLEKDTLVVFAADNGPWLPAGSAKPLSGGKYLTMEGGQRVPAMICWPGHISAGQVSDEMVSALDLLPTIADVTGVSLPTDRKIDGFNLMPLLTGETAASPRQEFVYYNGLTLEAVRRGPWKLHLPRKVANLVYWAKKKGDYKNLNHFVLNNLSVDVAEKNDLATANPEKVQVLKTMAEETRKELGDWNQDGSDRSHNDYPGHLNTPNFTKKRKGK, encoded by the coding sequence ATGATGAATATCACAAATAGAATCGGACTGGTTTTGCTGGGGATTGGTTTCGCGTACAGCGTTTTTGCCGGCCAACCCAACATCCTGCTGATCTATGTCGACGATCTGGGCTATGGCGATCTGGGGTGTTACGGCTCGGAAACGAAGACGCCGAATATTGACAAGCTTGCCGGTGAAGGGGTGCGCTTTACCGATTATCTTTCCGCCTGCAGTGTCTGTGCGCCGAGTCGTGCGGCGGTACTGACCGGCCGCTACCCGCAGCGGGCCGGTCTACCAGTCTGTCCTAATGTTAAAGACGTTCCGTGGAACGATTATGTGGGGTTGCCGCTGAGTGAGATCACGATGGCCGAGCTGCTCAAGGATCAGGGCTATGCCACGGCGGCGTTCGGGAAATGGCATCTGGGAAAACTGGATCTCTTCGGTCCGCTGAAGCAAGGATTCGATAAATATGTTGGCACTCCCTGGAATTTTCCGGTCGGCAAGGCCAACGAGTGGTATCACGACGACGAGCCGCAGGGTGAAATACGTTTTGCCGAGGCACATCAAAAACTGACCGATGCGACGATCGGATTCATAAAAGAGCAGCAGGTGGCTGATAAACCGTTCTTTATCTACCTCGCGCACTATCTGGTGCATGGCCCGTGGTCGCCGAACAAAGAGTTTTGTACCGATGCGGAGTGGGCCTCCTATCAAAAGATAAAAGGGAAAATGAATCCCATGGTTCTTCCGGCGATGGTGCGCGAACTCGATTATCATATCGGACTGGTCATGGACTCGCTCAGGGAATTGGGACTTGAGAAAGATACGCTGGTTGTGTTTGCGGCGGATAACGGCCCGTGGCTGCCGGCCGGATCGGCCAAGCCGCTATCCGGCGGGAAATATCTCACGATGGAGGGCGGGCAGCGTGTGCCGGCCATGATCTGTTGGCCGGGGCATATTTCGGCAGGGCAGGTGAGTGATGAAATGGTGTCGGCGCTGGATCTGCTGCCGACCATCGCCGACGTCACCGGAGTCTCGTTACCGACGGATCGAAAAATCGACGGCTTTAATCTGATGCCGCTGCTGACCGGCGAGACCGCAGCGAGCCCCCGGCAGGAATTCGTTTACTACAACGGCTTAACGCTCGAAGCGGTCCGCCGCGGGCCGTGGAAACTGCACCTGCCGCGCAAGGTGGCCAACCTCGTCTATTGGGCCAAGAAGAAGGGCGATTACAAAAACCTGAATCATTTTGTGCTTAATAATCTGTCCGTCGACGTAGCCGAAAAGAATGATCTCGCAACAGCGAATCCGGAAAAAGTGCAGGTGCTGAAAACAATGGCGGAGGAAACGCGAAAGGAACTGGGCGATTGGAACCAGGACGGAAGCGATCGTTCACACAATGACTATCCCGGCCATTTAAATACGCCCAATTTTACGAAGAAGCGCAAGGGGAAATGA
- a CDS encoding alginate lyase family protein → MKFRMLTCYSLLFLAAVASGSSVMAERTFVHPGCLHKRSDLDRMKYMVETKAEPYWSTFKQLKEFPKARFDYTVLGDPSMTETQPNKGAFISDTTAAYLNALMWYITGDERHAQKCVEIFNAWQNIRQTSGFALNSGNRPWKMIEGAEIIRSTYDGWAEEDIEKFKAMLVYPGYSTTKIPEGDTSFYWNILNGDPGRHGNQDAIAFRAMISMAVFLDNEIMFDRALNYYKGLPHRPDDLPYASGPGVSTEEIGDNPYFTTYKSKRETREEDYGFNGTLDHYFWENGQCQESSRDQQHSYFGLSIFQMMAEVAWNQGDPAWNYLDNRLLKAFEFSARYNTSFIKSYPDQPAPWEPTVESGEFIERKDRTGRWKSKAINPYFEGDFERLSRGKFTEHRPIYEQAWAHFDVRMGQGDQAVWTKRSLDLVGIEGNGWNTDHPGWGGLTFRRPDGCAGDPVQGFSDGVPTFGIHVLPAAIEAENYDWFPMSGNGRTYYDSTEGNRGKAYRNDDVDIVALPGGGHALSELTDGEWLAYTVYVPKTGKYDLSVRYRAREEGKVRFEFQGKVATDVVTLPVTEEPAWSTYSVARQVPIEQGVQQMKVSVSGSNAACIMDQLIVEESKNVGEPVVVKAPAAEKPAVVELPEVPTAAEVIPEETRQRSSLRTLWADGNQWVLAGAVALAVGLFVGLLRPKKRKKRR, encoded by the coding sequence ATGAAATTTCGTATGTTGACGTGTTATAGTTTGCTGTTTTTGGCCGCGGTTGCTTCGGGTTCTTCGGTGATGGCGGAGCGAACCTTTGTGCATCCGGGATGCCTGCATAAAAGGTCAGACCTCGACCGGATGAAATATATGGTGGAAACGAAGGCCGAACCGTATTGGTCGACGTTCAAACAATTGAAGGAATTTCCCAAGGCCCGGTTCGACTACACGGTGCTGGGTGATCCTTCGATGACCGAAACGCAGCCTAATAAGGGGGCTTTTATTTCGGACACAACCGCGGCCTACCTGAATGCGCTGATGTGGTACATCACGGGCGATGAGCGCCACGCGCAAAAGTGTGTGGAAATTTTCAATGCCTGGCAGAATATCCGACAAACGAGCGGGTTCGCGCTGAATTCGGGGAACCGTCCGTGGAAAATGATCGAGGGTGCGGAAATCATTCGAAGCACCTACGACGGCTGGGCGGAAGAAGACATTGAAAAATTCAAGGCGATGCTGGTCTATCCGGGCTATTCCACGACGAAGATTCCGGAAGGCGATACATCCTTCTACTGGAATATCCTGAACGGCGATCCCGGGCGCCATGGCAATCAGGATGCGATTGCGTTCCGGGCCATGATTTCCATGGCGGTATTCCTGGATAATGAAATCATGTTTGATCGCGCCCTGAACTATTACAAGGGGCTGCCGCACCGGCCGGATGATCTGCCGTACGCATCCGGCCCCGGAGTTTCAACCGAGGAAATCGGCGACAATCCATATTTCACGACCTATAAATCCAAGCGGGAGACGCGGGAGGAAGATTACGGTTTCAACGGTACGCTGGATCACTATTTCTGGGAAAACGGACAGTGCCAGGAAAGCTCGCGCGACCAGCAGCATTCATACTTTGGTTTAAGCATTTTCCAGATGATGGCGGAAGTGGCCTGGAACCAGGGCGACCCGGCCTGGAACTATCTGGACAACCGGCTGCTCAAGGCCTTTGAATTTTCGGCGCGCTACAACACCTCGTTTATCAAGTCCTATCCGGATCAGCCGGCGCCGTGGGAACCTACGGTGGAATCGGGCGAGTTTATCGAGCGCAAGGATCGAACCGGTCGCTGGAAGTCGAAGGCGATCAATCCCTATTTTGAAGGCGATTTTGAACGTCTGAGCCGCGGTAAATTTACGGAACACCGCCCCATCTACGAACAGGCGTGGGCTCATTTTGATGTCCGCATGGGGCAGGGCGATCAGGCCGTCTGGACAAAGCGCTCCCTGGATCTGGTTGGAATCGAAGGCAACGGATGGAATACGGATCATCCCGGTTGGGGCGGTTTGACGTTCCGACGTCCGGATGGATGTGCAGGGGATCCGGTTCAAGGGTTTTCAGACGGGGTTCCAACCTTTGGAATACACGTATTGCCGGCTGCTATCGAAGCGGAAAACTATGACTGGTTTCCAATGTCAGGAAACGGGCGCACGTATTATGACAGCACCGAAGGCAACCGGGGCAAAGCGTACCGGAACGATGATGTGGACATTGTGGCGCTGCCGGGGGGCGGGCATGCGCTCAGCGAACTGACCGATGGCGAATGGCTGGCCTATACCGTGTATGTTCCAAAGACTGGAAAGTATGATCTCAGCGTTCGCTACAGGGCTCGCGAAGAGGGGAAGGTTCGTTTTGAGTTTCAAGGGAAGGTCGCGACAGATGTCGTCACGCTGCCGGTGACCGAGGAGCCGGCATGGAGCACGTATTCCGTTGCCCGGCAGGTACCGATTGAACAGGGCGTGCAGCAGATGAAGGTATCGGTCTCCGGCAGCAATGCCGCCTGTATCATGGATCAACTGATAGTCGAAGAATCAAAAAACGTCGGGGAGCCGGTGGTCGTGAAGGCTCCTGCTGCAGAAAAGCCTGCAGTTGTTGAGCTGCCCGAAGTCCCGACGGCTGCAGAAGTGATTCCGGAAGAGACCCGTCAGCGCTCAAGCTTGCGCACGCTCTGGGCCGACGGGAATCAATGGGTATTGGCGGGAGCGGTCGCTCTTGCCGTCGGGTTGTTTGTTGGGCTGTTGCGTCCAAAGAAAAGAAAGAAGCGGAGATAG
- a CDS encoding sulfatase family protein — protein MKIFRAVMGFALVLGIGARGDEIAVGDVIGVDFGPVAHANHFNVLAEGAQKFVVGNHLVQTNSSVVNLSGATMDGVSVILDATAYFSNDDAEHNLGNPPVVYSTENLTDWIGVVTGKGGLLTITFTGLNDAFGYDLNIGTAFKKNDAPNGTTYSAAGRSVTNDDVSEDPNFFDLKGLPTDGKGNLVITVSGAKASAVSALTLKAAEPAAIRTAGGPPATVGKPVRVSERSAADVAGSKPNFVIIFTDDQGYADLSCFGGDHVFTPNIDQMAKEGARLTSFYVAAPLCTPSRAALMTGCYPARIDMDIPSSITVEEINKKPFPVCLAGDGRGLNPKELTIAEVAQSAGYKTGMFGKWHLGDQPEFLPTRQGFEEFFGLPYSHDISPKHPRQKVFHFPPLPLMEGENVIELMPDSNYLTRRITERAVEFIKRHKDENFFLYVAHPLPHGPLAASPEIKKEYAQVIPENDKAKKKLYSTAVYELDWSVGEILKALKEQGGDENTIVLFTTDNGPAGRNGSAKPLSGGKGKTLEGGQRVPAVIRWPHVIPAGLETDTLLTAMDVLPTFAKLSGATLPDDLVIDGKDMMPVLLEDAESPHEYFFYAHWGVLEGVRWKSWKLRIVDGKEALYNLEDDIAEKKNVAAAHPEIVQQLKAAMAGFEKEMNTNVRPAGSVENPKPLSIERSR, from the coding sequence GTGAAGATTTTTCGTGCAGTAATGGGATTCGCGTTGGTTCTGGGGATCGGTGCCCGTGGAGACGAGATAGCCGTCGGCGATGTGATCGGTGTCGATTTCGGGCCGGTTGCCCATGCCAATCATTTTAATGTGCTTGCAGAAGGTGCGCAAAAGTTTGTGGTGGGGAATCATCTCGTCCAGACGAACAGCTCGGTCGTTAACTTGTCGGGGGCAACCATGGACGGGGTGTCGGTGATTCTTGATGCGACCGCATATTTTTCGAACGATGATGCCGAACATAACCTTGGCAATCCACCTGTGGTATACAGCACCGAGAATCTGACGGACTGGATCGGAGTGGTAACCGGGAAGGGCGGATTGTTGACCATTACCTTTACGGGCTTGAACGATGCGTTTGGGTATGACCTAAACATTGGAACCGCCTTTAAGAAGAATGATGCCCCGAATGGAACGACCTACAGCGCCGCCGGGCGGAGCGTTACTAATGATGACGTGTCTGAAGATCCAAACTTTTTCGATTTGAAAGGGTTACCCACGGATGGGAAGGGCAATTTGGTGATTACCGTTTCCGGAGCAAAGGCGTCCGCCGTGAGCGCGCTGACTCTAAAGGCAGCCGAGCCGGCTGCGATACGTACCGCAGGCGGCCCGCCTGCAACGGTGGGCAAGCCGGTTCGTGTGTCGGAGCGGAGTGCTGCGGATGTCGCGGGATCGAAGCCCAATTTCGTTATCATCTTTACGGATGACCAGGGCTATGCGGATCTGAGCTGTTTTGGTGGCGACCATGTTTTTACGCCGAACATCGACCAAATGGCCAAGGAGGGCGCGCGCCTGACCAGCTTTTATGTGGCGGCACCACTCTGCACGCCGTCGCGCGCGGCGCTGATGACGGGTTGTTATCCGGCGCGGATTGATATGGATATTCCATCGTCGATTACGGTCGAGGAAATCAATAAGAAACCATTTCCCGTCTGTCTGGCGGGGGATGGGCGAGGCCTGAATCCGAAGGAGTTGACGATTGCCGAGGTGGCGCAGTCGGCGGGCTATAAGACCGGCATGTTCGGCAAGTGGCATCTGGGAGACCAACCCGAGTTTTTGCCGACCCGTCAGGGGTTTGAGGAGTTTTTCGGATTGCCCTACAGCCACGACATCAGTCCGAAGCATCCGAGACAGAAGGTGTTTCATTTTCCGCCGCTGCCGTTGATGGAAGGCGAAAACGTCATTGAACTGATGCCGGATTCGAACTATCTGACCCGGCGGATCACCGAGCGGGCGGTCGAATTTATTAAGCGGCATAAGGACGAAAACTTTTTCCTGTATGTGGCGCATCCGCTGCCCCACGGCCCGTTGGCGGCCTCGCCTGAAATAAAGAAGGAATACGCCCAGGTGATTCCGGAGAATGATAAGGCCAAAAAGAAGCTGTATTCGACGGCGGTTTATGAGCTCGACTGGTCGGTCGGGGAAATCCTGAAAGCGCTCAAGGAGCAGGGGGGCGATGAAAACACCATTGTGCTGTTCACCACGGATAACGGCCCGGCGGGCCGGAATGGTTCCGCCAAACCGTTGAGCGGAGGGAAGGGGAAAACCCTCGAGGGCGGGCAGCGGGTGCCTGCGGTGATCCGCTGGCCCCATGTGATTCCCGCCGGACTGGAGACGGATACCCTGCTGACGGCGATGGATGTGCTGCCCACCTTTGCGAAGCTGAGCGGTGCGACGCTTCCGGATGATCTGGTGATTGATGGAAAAGATATGATGCCCGTCCTGCTGGAAGATGCGGAAAGTCCTCACGAATATTTCTTCTATGCCCACTGGGGTGTGCTGGAAGGCGTCCGCTGGAAGTCCTGGAAGCTGCGCATCGTCGATGGAAAAGAGGCCCTCTATAATCTGGAGGACGATATTGCGGAGAAGAAAAATGTTGCCGCCGCCCATCCGGAAATCGTTCAGCAGCTTAAGGCGGCGATGGCCGGTTTTGAGAAAGAGATGAACACGAACGTCCGGCCTGCGGGCTCCGTAGAGAATCCCAAGCCGCTGTCCATTGAAAGGAGTCGGTGA